In Pantoea cypripedii, the DNA window GGATATAATTCCAAAAATTCTTGCCATCAAACTTATGATCGATAAAACAGTATTTGAGTTTTTCTTGTCAAGATATTTAAAATACTCCGACTCAAACTGACTCATAGGCACAGAAAAAAAAGAGTGGAATAAGGCAAATATAACAACTGGAGTCCATGAACCTTTGACTATAAGGAGAGCGAGCATAGAACATGCAGCTAGAATGGTCGTGGCGAGGATGATAGTCATCGGTTGATAGTATTTAAATATAACCTTCCGTAGATACCTGTTAAAAAGATACTTTGTAAAAGAGTATAAAAAAAAGCATATACCTAAGATGATTATCTCGCCCTTTTGGTTTTTATCATCCAGCAGTTCAGTTTGTCCAAGAATAAATGGTTGCCAAAAATGGAAAACTGGCTGTATGGCCCCGACAATAAAACCGCACACTATGATGTAATAATACCCCACTCTTGTGGAAAAAAGATGGTGAATAGATTCACTCATATGTTTATAGGCGCTAAACTTTTCTTTTATTACCGCCACATCAACTTTATCATCCACTCCATTTATAGTACTAAAAACAAGCATTAACATGAAAAATAAAATCCCACATAGATAATAAACACTAGTGAAGTCATTAAGAATGATAACAATTAAAACACCAATTACTCCAGATATTGAAGTTAGTAAAGCATTAACTTCTCTAACATATGAAATATAATGATGATAGGAGCCATCATTTTTTTCCGGAAGACCATCAACCAAACCTTTTATCCAGGTACTATCTGCTCCTGAAATGAAACATGCACCGAGCGCATAGCAGATCTCTGCTAGAAAGAGTAAAGTCATATTTGGCGCATAAGTACAAAGTGGAAAAAATGTTGCATAAAAAAAACATGATATTAATACATTTTTTTTTACACCTAATTTATCACCTAATATTCCCGTTGGAAGTTCAAATAAAAAAACTGCCACACTAAATACCATTTGTAACAAAGCTATTTGTGAGACTGATACACCTAAAGAGACGAGATAAAAAACATGAAATGAACCGGTCATCATTCGTACCGCATTCATTCCCGCACAGCCGTGAAGTAGCCTTTTTATTTGTGCATCAATTATCATCAGCGCAATCCCATTGCAATGGTAAGTGGCGATAGTAATATCGCCACTTTAAAGAACGGATTAGTTATTTCCGCCACACACAGTTCCACACTCCAATACTTTTTTCTGCTGATCTTTTAGCTTGTTTACATCCACACGTTTGATTTTAAGGCTTTTGGTAGGTTTGATCTTTGATTGTTTCATTTTTATCTCCATGATTTAAGTAAAATGCTTCAATTCACATTCACAATGTGAATCAGCGGACAAATTAATAACATGATGGAGAGATCAATATCAAACTTGAGACAAAACTTATAAAAACAATCATATTACTCAAAAAAACAATATAATAAATCTAATTACAGGAAATATCTGATAAAATAATTTACATTTTGTTGCATTATTTTCTGCACTTAAGGACAGGTGTCTGGATAAAGCAAAAAAGAAGTAGAACTGTAAGCACGCTCTATAAAACCCCCTTTATTTCAATCAGATCGACAACACACTAAAGAATATGGAAAAATAAAAAATAGAATAAAAATCAATATCCATTTCACAAAAATAAATTCTAAAACAAGTTAAATCATGCAGCCAGTTAGACTATTTTATATGTATAGCATGGTATATTTTTATTCATTAAATAATATATCCTCAAAAACAAGACATACTTTAAGTTAAAAGTAAAAATATCGGAGATAACTTTTTCACACCTCATATGTAATAACGCAATTGCGGTGTCTGAAGAAATTGAATTCAGATGTGTGAACTATGATGGGGAATCAGAAGTCATTTTGGGGATACATTACCAAAATAGCTGAATCGCCCGTGTTGTTTATGTTCTGAGACGTAAGCTCTATAGTTTTACTAAATGTAGTTATATGAACGTGTTAGCTGGACGGTAACAAGCGGTTTACCTCAGTATCACAGGCAAAAAAAAACCCACGCATCTGCGTGGGTCGGTGCAACAGAACAGGGTGAGCAGCGTGTGCTGCCGTTCTTCACACCCATCAATACCTCTGGGACTTTCATCCTCGCATCAACGGTGTGCTGACAACAGCGGGAAAACGCAACGGAATTCGGGGAAATGCAACGAGGTGTGAAAACTTCACCACCTCGTTTACATCATGATTTTGTTAAGATTTATCTGGTGCTGGTTTGCTGTAGATGGCATCGGGCGCGATGTTCATATGCTTCAGCACCGGTCCCATAATGTTGCCGAAGATCGGGGCCGCCACCGAACCACCAAAGTGGTCACCGGCGGTTGGATGGTTGATCATCACCACCAGCGCCACTTCCGGATGGCTGGCTGGTGCGATGCCTGCGGTGTAGTTGACGTAACCACCATCATACTTGCCGCTGCTGCCCATCTTCTCTGCCGTACCGGTTTTGGTCGCCAGCCGGTAGCCCGGCACGGCCGCTTTCACCCCGGTACCACCGGGCAACACGTCACTCTCCAGCATATGCACCACGGTTTGCACGATTTGCGGATCGGCCACCTGTTTACCCAGCACCGGCGGCGTCACCTTGGTGATCGACAGCGGACGATAGATACCATACGACCCTAACGTGGCGTATTCACGGGCGATTTGCAGCGGCGTGACGCGCAGGCCATACCCGAAAGCAAAGGTGGCGCGTTCGATATCCGCCCAACGCTCACGATGCAGCGGGAAGTAACCGACGCTCTCGCCGGTCAACCCTAACCCGGTGGGCTTACCAAGGCCAAAGGCCTGATAGGTATTGACCAGCGCCTCAGCAGGCATAGCCAGCGCGATATGGGAGACCCCGATGTCGCTCGACTTCTGCAAAATGCCGGTCATAGTCAGGCGTGGCCAGTGACCAACGTCGCGGATCAGGTGACCATTTACCGAATAAGGCGTGGTATCGATCACCGAATCCGGCCGCACCAGATGGCGCTCCAGCCCTTCCAGCACCACCAGCGGTTTCACCGTGGAGCCGGGTTCGTAGCTGTCGTTGATCGCCGTGTTGCGCATCTGCGCGGGTGTCGCACCATCGTAGTTATTCGGGTTGAATGACGGGTAAGACGCCATCGCCAGAATTTCGCCGGTATCGATTTTCACCATTACCGCCGCGCCGGAGTCGGCTTTGTTCAGCAGCACGCCATCGCGCAGTTTGCTGTACAGGGTGTACTGGTCAAATTTATCGATGCTGAGCTGCACGGTCGGTGGCTGCTGCGGCGGCTGGTAATCAATCATCGAGATGATGTTGCCGTTTTTGTCCTGGCGATAAACCTCTTTGCCCTCTTCGCCCTGCAACAAGCGATCGAAACCTTTTTCCAGGCCATTCAGCCCGATGTTATCCGCACCGACGATACCAATCAGTGGCGCAGCGGCTTCACTCATCGGGTAGAAACGGCTGTCGTCATACACCGAGCTGATGCCTTTCAGGCGCAGCGCCGCAATATCTTTGGCGATGCTTAACTCAATTTTACGCCCGAGGTAAAGGAAGCGTTTTTTCGGGTTGGCGACAATCTGCTGCGCCAGCTGATCCGGCCGCATATTCAACGCGTTAGCCAGATAGGCCCATTTGGCGCTGGTAAAGTCTGGGTTACTTTCCAGCACCCGCATCGGATCAGCAATGATATCGCGTGACGGTACGCTGAGCGCCAGCGCTTCGCCGTCACGGTCCAGCAGCGTGCCGCGGTTAGTGGGCAACGTGACGGTACGCAGCGAACGCTGATCCGCTTCGTGTTCCAGCATCGGATGATTAATCAGCTGCAAATCAGCGACGCGTGCCAGGAGCAGAGCCATACATCCGAACACACCTAAACAAATCAGGCGAAAACGAAACGGATTGAATGGGGCCTGAATCTGGTCTTTTCCCAGAAGTTTTTTTATTCGGGGCATGGCATTACCACTGCAATTAAAAGTAAAACGGGAGCTATCGCAGCAGTTATAAAGAAAGGCGAGGCGGGATAACAGGAAAACTGTGTTTCAGTTCGTTAGCGTGGGACGCAGGCAAAAAAAACCTGCGCATCTGCGCAGGTCGGTGTAATCAAGAAAACTTTTTGATGTTCACCCATCAATACCTCTGGGACCCTGACTGTAGCAAGGCGCAGAGACGGGATTCCATCTCTCAAACGCAACAGTTACCCGCAAAATGTAACCAGCGATGAGATTCTTACTGGATTGTGCAAACCTCATGTTTTTTGATTTCCACCAGGCAACTCATGGCGTTCGGACCCTGAGTTAACGACGAGGTGCCGATATCCAGCGTCAATACATTGGGGTTGCCCGCGCGATCCCACGGCTGCCAGGCACGGCCAAAACCTGGGTCAAACCAGGCTCCGGTGGAGATGATCACCACCCCCGGCGTCAGGCCATCGGTCAGACGTACCCCGGCCAGCATCCGGCCACGCGCGTTATTCACTTCGATCTCATCGCCATCGACAATCTCACGCGCCGCCGCATCCTGCGGGTGCATATACAGCGTTTCACGCCCGGCGGTTTTGTTGCTCTGCACCGTGGCGGTGGCATCCAGCTGACTATGCAGACGATCGGATGGCTGAATTGAGATCATATGCAGCGGGAACTGCTCACTGAGCGCAGACCCCAGCCACTCCTGCGGTTCGCGCCATTCCGGGTGACCGGCAAAATCATCCAGCTGATAATCGGCGATGGTCTGGCAAAACAGTTCGATTTTACCGCTGGCGGTTTGAATCGGATGAGTAACCGGATTGGCGCGGAATTCGTCCATAAAGACGTAAGGTGCGCCCCCTTGCGGAATTTCCACAAAACCACGCTGCCAGAATTCACCGAACTCCGGGAAGTGAATCCCTTTGCGCGCATGGGCCACTGCGCATTGCTGATACAGATGCTCGATCCACTGCATCTCGTTGCGCCCTTCGGTGAAGACATCACGGTAGCCGAGGCGGTCAGCGAGGTCGGCAAAGATATCGAAGTCATTACGCGCCTGATGCTGCGGTTTAATCGCCTGATGCATCGCCAGCACAAAACGGTCACGCGAGGAGCCGCCAATATCGTTGCGTTCCAGCGTGGTGGTGGCCGGCAACACGATATCCGCCATCTGCGCCGCTGGTGTCCAGACGATGTCCTGCACCACCACGGTATCCGGACGCTGCCAGCCTTCGACCAGGCGATTCAGTTGCTGATGATGATGGAACGGGTTACCACCGGCCCAGTGCACCAGATGGATATCCGGATAATGCAGCGTCTCGCCCTGGAAGCGATAAGGCTGGCCTGGGTTGAGCAGCATATCGCTGATACGCGCCACCGGAATCGACAGGCCAGACGGATTAGGGCCGGTGCTCATCAGCGGTGCCGGACCTTCCTGACGTGGATTGCCGACGCTGTTCATCGATCCATGACCAAATGAGAAACCGCCCCCCGGCAAACCAGGCTGGCCCAGCATCGACGACAGCGCAATCATCATCCAGTACGGCTGCTCGCCACGATGGGCGCGCTGCACCGAGTAAGAACAGGTAATAAAGCTGCGTTTGCCGATCAGCTGTTGCGCCAGCAGCGCAATACGCGCCGCCGGAATGCCGGTAATCTGGCTGGCCCACTGCGGGGTTTTCGCCACCCCGTCGCCCTCGCCCAGCAGATAGGCACGCAGCTGCGGCCAGCCGGTACAATGGCTGGCGAGGAAAGCCTCATCCACCGCCTGACGCCGGGTGATTTCAAACCCCAGCGCCAGCATCAGCGCCACGTCGGTGTTGGGCCGAATCGGAATCCACTCCGCATTGACGAACGCCGGACAGTCATCACGCATCGGGCTGATGTTAATGATTGGCGTACCTTTGGCAGTCAGCTGTTCCAGCGCCGGTTTCAGGCTATGCTGCCCGGCACCACCGGAGGCGACCTGAGCATTTTTCAGCGCCAGCCCGCCAAAGGCGACAAAGATCTCCGCATGTTCGACCACGTCCGGCCAGTCGGTGACGCGACCGGTGAGCGGCATATAGGTGCCAATCACATAAGGTAAAAAGAACTGCGCCGCGCCCCAGCTGTAGTTGCCCTGCTGGTCAACCCCGCCGCCGCCCTGAAAATAGAAGCGACGAATCAGGGTACGTGCATGGTTGACCCGCCCGGCCGATGACCAGCCATAAGAACCGTTAAAAATGCCGGAGGCACCGTAGCGTTCGCGCACCCGGCGATTTTCTTCCGCTACCAGGTCCAGCGCGGTATCCCAGTCCACCGCGACAAAATCTTCACGGCCACGCAGGGTGCGATCGCTGTTCTCGCGTAATTTCAGCCACGAACGGCGCACCATCGGCTGGCGAATACGTTTATCCGAATAAACCAGCTCGGGAATGGTATTCAGCATCGGCGAGGGATCGGCATCGGCGAAGAAGGGTTCGCAGCCAGTCAGACGGTCATGCTCCGTCACGGCAGTGAAAGCGCCCCAGTGCGCCAGGTGTGGCACGCGTGTTTTCATGGTTATGGTCCGGCAGGCAGGTGTTGTGTGTTCTGGCAGCATAACATGCAGGCGTATCGGGCTAAAGCCTGGCCGCGAGCGTCTGATTTTCCGCACTTTTGCGACAGCGCTGACATTCTGCCGGGTTGCGACGCTGGGTGATTTCCGTAACACTGGTGGCATGTGTAAACGTTTTCCCGGAAGCAGGTTAACGAATGGCTACCATTAAGGATGTTGCCAGAATGGCTGGGGTCTCGGTCGCGACCGTATCCCGCGTGATTAATAATTCCCCCAAGGCCAGCGAGAACTCACGCCTCGCCGTCACCATGGCAATGGAGCAGTTGCAGTATCACCCGAACGCCAATGCACGCGCGCTGGCGCAGCAATCCACCGAAACCCTCGGGCTGGTGGTCGGTGATGTGTCCGACCCGTTTTTCGGCGCGATGGTCAAAGCAGTGGATGAAGTGGCGGGTCAGACCGGAAACTTTTTGCTGATTGGTAACGGTTACCATAATGAGCAAAAAGAGCGTCAGGCGATTGAACAGCTGATGCGCCATCGTTGCGATGCGCTGGTGGTGCATGCCAAAAAAATCCCGGACGCGGATCTGGAAGTGCTGATGAAGCAGGTGCCGGGGATGGTGCTGCTCAACCGGTTACTGCGAGGATTTGAATCACGCTGCATCGCGCTGGACGACCGCTATGGCGCCTGGCTGGCGACACGCCATCTGATCCAGCAAGGCCACACGCAAATCGCTTTTATCTGTTCCACCCACACCATTTCGGATGCCGAAGACCGCCTGCAAGGTTATTACGATGCGCTGAAGGAACACGGCCTGCCAAGCAATGACCGGCTGGTTGCCTGGGGCGAACCGGATGAAGTGGGCGGCGAGCAGGCGATGACCGAGCTGCTGGGGCGCGGCAAACAGTTCACGGCGGTGGCCTGTTATAACGATTCGATGGCCGCAGGTGCACTGGCGGTGATGAGCGACAATGGTATCCGCGTACCGGAAGAGATGTCGCTGATTGGTTTCGATGATGTGCTGGTATCGCGCTATGTCCGTCCGCGTCTGACCACAATACGTTACCCCATCGTGACGATGGCGCAGCAGGCGGCGCAACTGGCCTTAGCGCTGGCCAATGATACGCCGATGCCGGAAGTCACCAACATGTTCAGCCCGACGCTGGTCCGTCGCCATTCCGTCAGCGGCCCTGGTTAAATTTTGTCGCTATCCGTAAGGGCGATGCAAATCGCCCTGGATATTCGTCACAAATCTGGAACA includes these proteins:
- a CDS encoding MFS transporter yields the protein MIIDAQIKRLLHGCAGMNAVRMMTGSFHVFYLVSLGVSVSQIALLQMVFSVAVFLFELPTGILGDKLGVKKNVLISCFFYATFFPLCTYAPNMTLLFLAEICYALGACFISGADSTWIKGLVDGLPEKNDGSYHHYISYVREVNALLTSISGVIGVLIVIILNDFTSVYYLCGILFFMLMLVFSTINGVDDKVDVAVIKEKFSAYKHMSESIHHLFSTRVGYYYIIVCGFIVGAIQPVFHFWQPFILGQTELLDDKNQKGEIIILGICFFLYSFTKYLFNRYLRKVIFKYYQPMTIILATTILAACSMLALLIVKGSWTPVVIFALFHSFFSVPMSQFESEYFKYLDKKNSNTVLSIISLMARIFGIISLGIIGLLSDNFGLTSVFAFSFVCIAGIVPITIMWMSYNSKLSQSEEIALEEIK
- a CDS encoding penicillin-binding transpeptidase domain-containing protein, yielding MPRIKKLLGKDQIQAPFNPFRFRLICLGVFGCMALLLARVADLQLINHPMLEHEADQRSLRTVTLPTNRGTLLDRDGEALALSVPSRDIIADPMRVLESNPDFTSAKWAYLANALNMRPDQLAQQIVANPKKRFLYLGRKIELSIAKDIAALRLKGISSVYDDSRFYPMSEAAAPLIGIVGADNIGLNGLEKGFDRLLQGEEGKEVYRQDKNGNIISMIDYQPPQQPPTVQLSIDKFDQYTLYSKLRDGVLLNKADSGAAVMVKIDTGEILAMASYPSFNPNNYDGATPAQMRNTAINDSYEPGSTVKPLVVLEGLERHLVRPDSVIDTTPYSVNGHLIRDVGHWPRLTMTGILQKSSDIGVSHIALAMPAEALVNTYQAFGLGKPTGLGLTGESVGYFPLHRERWADIERATFAFGYGLRVTPLQIAREYATLGSYGIYRPLSITKVTPPVLGKQVADPQIVQTVVHMLESDVLPGGTGVKAAVPGYRLATKTGTAEKMGSSGKYDGGYVNYTAGIAPASHPEVALVVMINHPTAGDHFGGSVAAPIFGNIMGPVLKHMNIAPDAIYSKPAPDKS
- a CDS encoding molybdopterin-dependent oxidoreductase, whose protein sequence is MKTRVPHLAHWGAFTAVTEHDRLTGCEPFFADADPSPMLNTIPELVYSDKRIRQPMVRRSWLKLRENSDRTLRGREDFVAVDWDTALDLVAEENRRVRERYGASGIFNGSYGWSSAGRVNHARTLIRRFYFQGGGGVDQQGNYSWGAAQFFLPYVIGTYMPLTGRVTDWPDVVEHAEIFVAFGGLALKNAQVASGGAGQHSLKPALEQLTAKGTPIINISPMRDDCPAFVNAEWIPIRPNTDVALMLALGFEITRRQAVDEAFLASHCTGWPQLRAYLLGEGDGVAKTPQWASQITGIPAARIALLAQQLIGKRSFITCSYSVQRAHRGEQPYWMMIALSSMLGQPGLPGGGFSFGHGSMNSVGNPRQEGPAPLMSTGPNPSGLSIPVARISDMLLNPGQPYRFQGETLHYPDIHLVHWAGGNPFHHHQQLNRLVEGWQRPDTVVVQDIVWTPAAQMADIVLPATTTLERNDIGGSSRDRFVLAMHQAIKPQHQARNDFDIFADLADRLGYRDVFTEGRNEMQWIEHLYQQCAVAHARKGIHFPEFGEFWQRGFVEIPQGGAPYVFMDEFRANPVTHPIQTASGKIELFCQTIADYQLDDFAGHPEWREPQEWLGSALSEQFPLHMISIQPSDRLHSQLDATATVQSNKTAGRETLYMHPQDAAAREIVDGDEIEVNNARGRMLAGVRLTDGLTPGVVIISTGAWFDPGFGRAWQPWDRAGNPNVLTLDIGTSSLTQGPNAMSCLVEIKKHEVCTIQ
- the galR gene encoding HTH-type transcriptional regulator GalR yields the protein MATIKDVARMAGVSVATVSRVINNSPKASENSRLAVTMAMEQLQYHPNANARALAQQSTETLGLVVGDVSDPFFGAMVKAVDEVAGQTGNFLLIGNGYHNEQKERQAIEQLMRHRCDALVVHAKKIPDADLEVLMKQVPGMVLLNRLLRGFESRCIALDDRYGAWLATRHLIQQGHTQIAFICSTHTISDAEDRLQGYYDALKEHGLPSNDRLVAWGEPDEVGGEQAMTELLGRGKQFTAVACYNDSMAAGALAVMSDNGIRVPEEMSLIGFDDVLVSRYVRPRLTTIRYPIVTMAQQAAQLALALANDTPMPEVTNMFSPTLVRRHSVSGPG